The proteins below come from a single Fastidiosipila sanguinis genomic window:
- a CDS encoding ribose-phosphate pyrophosphokinase yields the protein MQNSSSEPSYSSYSSYQHEGDNTMGAIGPLGIVETEGAKSFTNLVNQHLIKRRKSYSHQLETTSPGFLRDDYRIDAHVSRLPTGEGIARFNDTVRGHDIFIFMDAMNYSVGYNFYGNFKPITPDEHYQDLKRMILATSGKARRINVIMPFLYEGRQHRRSSRESLDCAYMLEELERLGVTNVITFDAHDPRVSNATPISGFENIPIHLQLIQAIYENVEDIDLRGNDIVFIAPDEGAIDRVMYFSNLFHAPLGTFYKLRDYTKVIDGKNPILAHDYLGDDVSGKDVIIIDDMISSGGSMLDVAKQMKQRGARRVLCCATFGLFTSGLEDFDNAYDEGYIDFVFGSNLIYRTEELLQRPWWVDVDCSKFVALIIDALNHDASMSNLIDPTDKIKEYLDELETEEAK from the coding sequence ATGCAAAATTCAAGCTCAGAGCCAAGTTACTCAAGCTACTCTAGTTATCAGCATGAAGGCGATAACACGATGGGAGCTATTGGTCCACTAGGTATAGTAGAAACTGAAGGAGCAAAATCTTTTACTAATCTGGTAAATCAGCATCTTATAAAAAGACGTAAGTCTTATTCTCATCAATTAGAAACTACTAGTCCTGGTTTTCTAAGAGATGATTATCGAATAGATGCTCACGTATCTAGACTTCCTACTGGAGAAGGAATTGCTAGATTTAATGATACAGTTCGTGGTCACGATATTTTTATTTTCATGGATGCCATGAACTATTCCGTAGGATATAACTTTTACGGGAATTTCAAACCTATTACCCCTGATGAACACTATCAAGATTTAAAGAGAATGATATTAGCTACTAGTGGAAAAGCTAGACGTATTAATGTTATCATGCCTTTCTTATATGAAGGTCGTCAGCATAGACGTAGTTCACGTGAATCTCTTGATTGTGCTTATATGCTTGAAGAGCTCGAAAGATTGGGAGTTACTAATGTCATAACTTTCGACGCTCATGATCCTAGAGTTTCAAACGCAACACCTATCTCAGGTTTTGAAAATATTCCTATTCATCTTCAACTTATTCAAGCAATTTATGAAAATGTAGAAGATATTGATCTTCGAGGTAATGATATAGTATTCATCGCTCCTGACGAAGGGGCAATTGATAGAGTTATGTATTTCTCTAACCTTTTCCATGCACCTTTAGGAACTTTTTACAAACTAAGAGATTATACTAAAGTAATAGATGGTAAAAATCCTATTTTAGCCCATGATTATCTTGGTGATGATGTATCTGGTAAAGATGTCATTATTATTGATGATATGATCTCAAGTGGTGGTTCTATGTTGGACGTCGCAAAACAAATGAAACAACGTGGAGCAAGACGTGTTCTCTGCTGTGCTACATTTGGTCTATTTACTTCTGGTTTAGAAGATTTTGATAATGCTTATGATGAAGGTTACATAGATTTTGTATTTGGAAGCAACTTAATTTATCGCACTGAAGAACTTTTACAACGCCCTTGGTGGGTTGACGTAGATTGTTCTAAGTTTGTAGCTTTAATTATCGATGCTTTAAATCATGATGCTTCTATGTCTAACCTCATTGATCCAACAGATAAAATTAAAGAATACCTAGATGAATTAGAAACTGAGGAGGCTAAATAA
- the yihA gene encoding ribosome biogenesis GTP-binding protein YihA/YsxC, producing MKINFQNTKHIKTVGKIKDVPEFDKEEIVLAGRSNVGKSSLINALTNSKSLARVSASPGKTRLILYFDVDGKFILTDLPGYGYAKADKSTVGTFNALTDNYLQSEKRFALVLFLLDIRHKPSKQDEMMFEFLNEIEQPYVVVLTKADKLSKNQIFQQEKMFRKLSYIGEEGALFTISNTKKAGLQDLKDFIGDYLSDFE from the coding sequence ATGAAAATTAACTTTCAAAATACAAAACATATTAAAACAGTAGGTAAAATTAAAGATGTTCCGGAGTTCGATAAAGAAGAAATTGTTTTGGCTGGAAGATCTAATGTTGGTAAGTCAAGCCTTATTAATGCACTAACTAATAGCAAAAGTTTGGCTAGAGTAAGTGCCAGTCCAGGGAAAACTAGATTAATTTTGTATTTTGATGTTGACGGGAAGTTTATTCTTACTGATTTACCAGGTTATGGATATGCAAAAGCTGATAAATCAACAGTTGGTACATTTAATGCTCTAACTGATAACTACCTTCAAAGCGAAAAAAGATTTGCTTTAGTTTTGTTCTTGCTAGATATTCGTCATAAGCCGAGCAAACAAGATGAAATGATGTTTGAGTTCTTAAATGAAATTGAACAGCCATATGTGGTTGTTCTAACCAAAGCTGATAAATTAAGTAAGAATCAAATATTTCAACAAGAGAAAATGTTTAGAAAATTATCGTATATAGGTGAAGAAGGAGCTCTCTTTACAATATCTAATACAAAAAAGGCAGGTCTACAAGATCTTAAGGACTTTATAGGCGATTATTTGTCGGATTTTGAGTAG
- the dtd gene encoding D-aminoacyl-tRNA deacylase, with translation MRAVIQRVSEASVTVDEQVISEIKQGFLVLLGVNEDDTEDDMKWIAKKISGMRIFSDSEGKMNLNLEQVEGEILLVSQFTLYADTKRGNRPGFSRAAGFDLGNKLYEATALELQNYGLTVKTGEYGADMQVSLINDGPVTIILDSLEKS, from the coding sequence ATGCGCGCTGTAATTCAACGAGTTAGTGAAGCAAGTGTAACTGTAGATGAACAGGTCATTTCAGAAATTAAACAGGGTTTTCTAGTATTATTAGGTGTAAATGAAGATGACACTGAAGATGATATGAAGTGGATTGCCAAAAAGATCTCTGGAATGCGTATTTTTTCTGATTCTGAAGGGAAAATGAATTTGAATTTGGAACAAGTTGAAGGTGAAATCTTACTTGTTTCGCAATTTACCTTATACGCTGATACTAAGAGAGGTAATAGACCAGGATTTAGTAGAGCTGCAGGTTTTGATCTCGGTAATAAGCTATACGAAGCAACAGCTCTTGAATTACAAAACTATGGTTTAACTGTCAAAACTGGTGAATATGGTGCCGATATGCAAGTATCATTAATTAATGATGGGCCAGTAACTATAATTTTAGATTCACTAGAAAAATCTTAA
- a CDS encoding DUF5702 domain-containing protein: protein MNNISFINYVKKMFIKNKDASISIMAAILIPAIMFMSLGIADACKIINEQLKIDRVMKLYGDFQLSNYDRELFERYGLFGFEENDQLDYIINENFKSENVLQEISSNATNNIYEPEMLKTQINSFSTTRVPIRVFNEIKNRLEEISSDNKLFSFDGLKESVKKIQEAIGKIGLGQADKEIESSNLKTLSKIPSENIDKKFNKLSHFEYYIRTNNDKSINLEESHNNDISETEATGNWREFLKSLSKAKSIDKEINESSNKKSESGFLISLIENIEKIHELSKKDFVAPIDKLILLEYTVNQFNSHVRGPDTVNSKFITLTGQDMSKLDFNQTHEAEQILLAVENKYIAMGIINTFIYSTRVLSNYFSINNDVAKMSTKRAIASGISAAIAFFTLGLVIIDAESITQVLVLLESITNAFADLKQIKAGEKIALVGNSDSNILNIKIDYIDYLRFLGLFRGINKQYFVMSKMIKSNLSKDYYTEINFTCEYSNKFWSYIKKSESRYEFQEMLQK from the coding sequence ATGAATAATATTAGTTTTATAAATTATGTGAAAAAGATGTTCATTAAAAATAAAGACGCCAGTATTTCTATAATGGCTGCAATTTTGATTCCAGCTATAATGTTTATGAGTCTAGGTATTGCGGATGCTTGTAAAATAATAAATGAACAGTTGAAAATTGATAGAGTAATGAAATTATACGGTGATTTTCAGCTTTCTAATTATGATAGAGAATTATTCGAAAGGTATGGTTTATTTGGTTTTGAAGAAAATGACCAATTAGATTATATAATTAACGAAAATTTCAAAAGTGAAAATGTATTACAAGAAATTAGCTCAAATGCTACTAATAATATATATGAGCCTGAGATGCTAAAAACTCAAATCAATAGTTTTTCTACTACGAGAGTTCCTATTAGAGTTTTTAATGAAATAAAAAATCGACTAGAGGAAATATCCTCAGATAATAAGTTATTTTCTTTTGATGGTCTTAAAGAAAGTGTAAAGAAAATTCAGGAAGCTATAGGTAAGATAGGATTGGGGCAAGCAGATAAAGAAATTGAATCAAGCAATTTAAAGACGCTCAGCAAAATTCCGAGTGAAAATATTGATAAGAAGTTCAATAAACTTAGTCATTTTGAATATTATATAAGAACCAATAATGATAAGAGTATTAATTTAGAAGAATCTCATAATAATGACATATCTGAAACAGAAGCAACAGGAAATTGGAGAGAATTTCTTAAATCTTTATCAAAAGCCAAAAGTATAGATAAGGAAATTAATGAAAGTAGTAATAAGAAATCTGAAAGTGGGTTTTTAATCTCACTAATAGAAAATATAGAAAAAATTCATGAATTAAGTAAAAAAGATTTTGTTGCACCTATAGATAAACTTATTTTACTAGAATACACAGTCAATCAATTTAATTCTCATGTTAGAGGTCCTGACACTGTAAATTCTAAGTTCATAACTTTAACTGGACAAGATATGTCTAAGTTGGACTTTAATCAGACACATGAAGCAGAGCAGATTCTTTTAGCAGTAGAGAATAAATATATTGCTATGGGAATTATTAACACATTTATATACTCAACTAGAGTTTTAAGTAATTACTTTTCTATTAACAATGATGTTGCAAAAATGAGCACTAAAAGAGCTATAGCAAGTGGAATAAGTGCTGCAATTGCTTTTTTTACCTTAGGGCTAGTTATTATCGATGCGGAAAGCATTACACAAGTTTTAGTTTTGTTAGAGTCAATAACAAATGCATTTGCTGATCTTAAACAGATTAAAGCAGGAGAAAAAATTGCTTTAGTTGGAAATAGCGATTCTAATATTTTAAATATTAAAATTGACTATATTGATTACTTAAGATTTCTTGGCCTATTTAGAGGTATTAACAAACAATATTTTGTTATGTCAAAAATGATTAAATCTAATTTGAGCAAAGATTACTATACCGAAATTAATTTTACTTGTGAGTATAGTAATAAATTTTGGTCTTATATAAAGAAAAGTGAGAGTAGATATGAATTCCAAGAAATGCTTCAGAAATGA
- a CDS encoding methylglyoxal synthase, whose amino-acid sequence MKIVLLAENRKVDLLTNFCIAYKNLLKKHELISLGHIAPSLERLSGLSISGIATDVNASINYMAARAGYNEIDAVIFLKDPASDSYDRSNILMQACDQNNIPYASNLATAEILVLAIDRGDLDWRELVK is encoded by the coding sequence ATGAAAATAGTGTTATTAGCGGAGAATAGAAAAGTTGATCTCTTAACTAATTTTTGCATAGCATACAAAAATCTTTTGAAAAAACATGAATTAATATCCTTAGGACACATTGCACCAAGTTTAGAAAGATTATCTGGTTTGAGCATTAGTGGTATCGCAACTGATGTCAATGCAAGTATAAATTATATGGCAGCTAGAGCTGGATATAATGAAATTGATGCAGTTATTTTCTTAAAAGATCCAGCAAGTGATAGTTACGATAGAAGTAATATTTTAATGCAAGCCTGTGATCAGAATAATATTCCTTATGCTAGCAACTTAGCTACAGCTGAGATTCTTGTATTAGCAATTGATAGAGGCGATTTAGACTGGAGAGAGTTGGTTAAATAA
- a CDS encoding DNA internalization-related competence protein ComEC/Rec2 translates to MIYLISFYLNKDSSLRFRIIIFALYSFVFIYIIFSKQTQFKLLRGLNDDVHLFKDYFQYEILVDRYELDLINNRIKGFGTIVSGKYRGLNIYFKLNTIRDIEAGTVLKVFAKANFINFETVPGAFDESRWLAQSGTYYSLEINPLLNWEVLEYKQGKYFLLRYVYKIRYFITNRLAEYSGIEAGGLNAAILYGDSAFLTKENKNIFSNLGLSHVLVASGSNVAIILNSGKSINSKFIKNYKARSRINMLILLFYLFISLGDTSITRAIIMKILELVNKNKNNKINPINFLCFSIILMAIFNPFSLLNLGLKLSFMACLAVYTFDPFLKFIKKSTKEKDENNLRKLAMKFLEYILFYIYIQMFLLILLWKPGYKISFIKIFSNVFFLPIFELILIWSCLFLSLIYLYIPATVIGFVLKFCFESLLLLFNYILKWEITMNLSSTLILFLGFSLGFNIVRKVLISRESAFYHNLINKYIYVVILVIILLFNAFIDYRKSGIYFVDVGQGDASVIRTSGKNILIDTGKENKFNNLNLLLNYIEIRSIDYVIITHFDSDHSGGIYKLLENYDVKNIILSAVIKDDKDVQVLQKFIKENSFNTKTSFVNADDKYRIKDLFIYFVGPSKNHNERNKDSLCFYTYLNSKTVFWTGDIDFEVEDELIKRNVLHSVELLHVSHHGSKYGSSEEFIKKLNPSKAVLSAGINNKYGHPTPEVIDRLKKYSTEVYRTDTMGTIFMPKDWNKDARKLCESKYLPINYDKIIISAKGG, encoded by the coding sequence TTGATTTATTTAATTTCCTTTTATTTAAATAAAGATAGTAGCTTAAGATTCAGGATTATAATTTTTGCTCTGTATAGTTTTGTTTTCATTTATATTATTTTTTCTAAACAGACTCAATTTAAACTTTTAAGAGGTTTAAATGATGATGTTCATTTATTTAAGGATTACTTTCAATATGAAATTTTAGTTGATAGATATGAACTGGATTTAATAAATAATAGGATTAAAGGTTTTGGTACTATTGTTTCAGGGAAGTATAGAGGATTAAATATATATTTTAAGCTTAATACAATCAGAGATATAGAAGCAGGGACAGTTCTAAAAGTTTTTGCCAAAGCTAATTTTATTAATTTTGAAACTGTACCAGGTGCTTTTGATGAATCTAGATGGTTAGCTCAATCAGGAACTTATTACAGTCTGGAAATAAACCCTCTCCTTAACTGGGAAGTTTTAGAGTATAAGCAAGGAAAGTATTTTTTATTAAGATATGTCTATAAAATACGTTATTTTATTACAAATAGATTGGCTGAGTACTCTGGAATTGAAGCTGGTGGGTTAAATGCTGCCATCTTGTATGGAGATTCTGCATTTCTCACCAAAGAAAATAAAAATATATTTAGTAATTTAGGTTTAAGTCATGTTTTAGTTGCTTCAGGTTCTAATGTTGCAATAATACTTAATTCTGGGAAAAGTATTAACTCTAAGTTTATAAAAAACTACAAAGCAAGATCAAGAATTAATATGTTAATACTACTTTTTTATTTGTTTATCTCATTAGGTGATACTTCTATTACTAGAGCAATAATTATGAAAATCTTAGAACTAGTAAATAAAAATAAGAATAATAAAATAAATCCAATAAATTTTTTGTGTTTTTCAATAATATTGATGGCAATTTTTAATCCATTCTCATTACTGAATTTAGGACTAAAACTTTCATTTATGGCATGTTTAGCTGTATATACTTTTGATCCGTTTTTAAAATTTATAAAAAAATCTACTAAAGAAAAAGATGAAAATAATTTGAGAAAATTAGCTATGAAATTCCTAGAATACATATTATTTTATATCTATATTCAAATGTTTCTGCTGATCTTATTATGGAAACCGGGTTATAAAATATCATTTATTAAAATTTTTTCTAATGTGTTTTTCCTGCCTATATTTGAGCTTATTTTAATTTGGTCATGTTTATTTTTGAGTTTAATCTATTTATATATACCAGCTACAGTTATAGGCTTTGTTTTAAAGTTTTGCTTTGAGAGTTTACTGCTTTTATTTAACTACATATTGAAGTGGGAAATTACTATGAATTTAAGTTCTACTCTAATTTTATTTTTGGGTTTTAGTTTGGGATTTAATATAGTTAGAAAAGTATTAATATCTAGAGAAAGTGCTTTTTACCACAATTTAATAAACAAATACATTTATGTAGTAATTTTAGTGATTATTTTATTGTTTAATGCATTTATTGACTATAGAAAAAGCGGGATATACTTCGTAGATGTAGGGCAGGGAGATGCAAGCGTTATTAGAACTTCAGGGAAAAATATTTTAATTGACACGGGAAAAGAAAATAAATTTAATAACTTAAACTTATTATTAAACTACATAGAAATAAGGTCTATAGATTATGTGATAATAACCCATTTCGATTCTGATCATTCAGGAGGAATATATAAGCTTTTAGAAAACTATGATGTTAAAAATATAATACTAAGTGCAGTAATTAAAGATGATAAAGATGTTCAAGTATTACAAAAATTTATTAAAGAAAATTCTTTTAATACGAAAACTAGTTTTGTTAATGCGGATGATAAATATAGGATTAAAGATTTATTCATATATTTTGTGGGGCCTAGTAAAAATCATAATGAGAGAAATAAAGATAGTTTATGTTTTTATACTTATTTGAATAGTAAGACAGTTTTCTGGACAGGAGATATAGATTTTGAAGTAGAAGATGAATTAATAAAGCGCAATGTTTTGCATAGCGTTGAATTATTACATGTTTCTCACCATGGTTCTAAATATGGTAGCTCAGAAGAGTTTATAAAGAAATTAAATCCAAGCAAAGCAGTTTTAAGTGCAGGTATAAACAATAAATATGGACATCCAACTCCTGAAGTTATTGATAGATTAAAAAAATACTCAACTGAAGTATATAGAACTGATACTATGGGAACTATTTTTATGCCAAAAGATTGGAATAAGGACGCAAGGAAATTATGCGAAAGCAAATACTTACCAATTAATTATGATAAAATAATTATTAGTGCTAAGGGAGGATGA
- the radC gene encoding RadC family protein: MKYRMDMKSLPSSERPYERFHKLGPEALTDSELIAILIGSGSQGKNAVQTANEIIARYTTNGRLESLQRASVEELIQIKGIGVNKAIRILAAFELANRSNLEPLPDKLDCSNPSDIVKYFGPKMENLEREELRALFLDRKNILIKDKVISTGGLSSTVVYPRDVFKEALKANAACLILIHNHPSGNPTPSNDDLKTTKVFVEASKILGVKFHDHIIIGKEKFISLASEDLHNHIFF; encoded by the coding sequence ATGAAATATAGAATGGATATGAAATCTTTGCCAAGCAGTGAAAGACCGTACGAGAGATTTCATAAATTAGGACCAGAAGCTTTAACTGATAGTGAATTAATAGCAATACTAATTGGAAGTGGTAGCCAGGGGAAAAATGCAGTTCAAACGGCAAATGAAATAATTGCTAGATATACTACAAATGGTAGGCTTGAATCTTTGCAGAGAGCATCTGTAGAAGAATTAATTCAAATTAAGGGTATTGGTGTTAACAAAGCTATTAGGATTTTAGCGGCTTTTGAATTGGCGAATAGGTCAAATCTTGAACCTTTACCCGATAAATTAGACTGCTCAAACCCAAGTGATATAGTTAAATATTTTGGCCCCAAAATGGAGAATTTAGAACGTGAAGAATTAAGAGCTTTATTTTTGGACAGAAAGAATATTCTAATTAAAGATAAAGTAATTTCTACTGGTGGTTTAAGTTCAACTGTAGTTTATCCAAGGGATGTTTTTAAAGAAGCTTTAAAAGCAAATGCAGCTTGTCTGATTTTAATACATAATCATCCATCAGGTAATCCAACCCCATCTAATGATGATTTGAAAACAACAAAAGTTTTTGTTGAAGCTTCCAAGATTTTAGGTGTAAAGTTTCATGATCATATAATTATAGGAAAAGAAAAATTTATTAGTTTAGCCTCAGAAGATCTACATAATCATATCTTTTTTTAG
- the asnS gene encoding asparagine--tRNA ligase: protein MSDQKITIRELYSDPEKYAGQVITVDGWARQLRIQKKFGFIQINDGTYFKNLQIVVESEKSDNYDEIKSQNISTAFEITGELVLTPEAKQPFELKADVVKIIGESTSEYPLQPKSHTPEFLRSIAHLRPRSNLFSAVFRIRSEAAFAIHEFFNQQGFMYVHTPIITSSDAEGAGDMFRVTTLDPKNPPLTEDGDVDFSEDFFGKASFLTVSGQLNGEAFAQAYRNIYTFGPTFRSEHSNTQRHAAEFWMIEPEIAFAGINEAMDLAEAMLKHIINHTLDRCRAELEFLNETVYDGLIDRLEKVAKSDFAKVTYTDAIKILQESGKKFEFPVEWGSDLQTEHERYLTEVYFQGPVFVTDYPKDIKAFYMHINPDGKTVAAFDCLVPEIGEIIGGSQREERYDVLVNEIEARGMNIDNYDWYLDLRKYGSTPHAGYGLGFERIIMYLTGVSNIRDVIPFPRTTGNAEF from the coding sequence ATGTCAGATCAAAAAATTACAATCAGAGAGCTTTATAGTGATCCTGAAAAATATGCTGGCCAAGTAATTACAGTAGATGGTTGGGCAAGACAATTAAGGATTCAGAAGAAATTTGGTTTTATCCAAATTAATGATGGAACTTATTTTAAAAATCTGCAAATCGTAGTTGAAAGTGAAAAATCTGACAATTATGATGAAATCAAAAGCCAAAATATATCTACAGCTTTTGAGATTACTGGTGAATTAGTACTTACTCCAGAAGCAAAACAACCATTTGAATTAAAAGCTGATGTTGTCAAAATTATTGGCGAAAGTACTTCAGAATATCCACTACAACCTAAGAGTCATACTCCAGAATTTTTACGTTCTATAGCTCACTTGAGACCTAGAAGTAATTTATTTTCTGCAGTATTTAGAATTAGATCCGAAGCAGCTTTTGCAATACATGAGTTCTTTAATCAACAAGGTTTTATGTATGTACATACACCTATTATCACAAGTAGTGATGCAGAAGGTGCAGGTGATATGTTTAGAGTTACAACACTTGATCCTAAGAATCCACCTTTAACTGAAGATGGTGATGTTGATTTTAGTGAAGACTTTTTCGGTAAAGCAAGCTTTTTAACAGTTAGTGGACAGCTTAATGGTGAAGCCTTTGCCCAAGCGTATAGAAATATCTATACCTTTGGCCCTACTTTTAGATCAGAGCATTCAAATACGCAAAGACATGCAGCAGAGTTTTGGATGATAGAACCTGAAATTGCATTTGCTGGTATTAATGAAGCTATGGACTTGGCTGAAGCAATGTTGAAACATATCATTAATCACACTCTTGATAGATGTAGAGCGGAGTTAGAATTCTTAAATGAAACTGTTTATGATGGCTTAATTGATCGTTTAGAAAAAGTTGCAAAATCAGATTTTGCAAAAGTAACTTATACAGATGCTATAAAAATATTACAAGAGTCTGGTAAAAAATTCGAATTCCCAGTAGAGTGGGGTTCTGACCTACAAACTGAACATGAAAGATATTTAACTGAAGTTTATTTCCAAGGCCCAGTATTTGTCACTGATTATCCTAAGGATATAAAAGCGTTTTACATGCATATTAATCCTGACGGTAAGACTGTTGCAGCGTTTGACTGTTTAGTACCTGAAATAGGTGAAATTATTGGTGGTAGCCAACGTGAAGAGCGCTATGATGTCTTGGTCAATGAGATTGAAGCAAGAGGAATGAATATAGATAACTATGATTGGTATCTTGACTTAAGAAAATATGGTTCAACCCCTCATGCTGGTTATGGATTAGGTTTTGAGAGAATCATTATGTACTTGACTGGAGTAAGTAACATAAGAGATGTAATACCTTTCCCTAGAACAACAGGTAATGCTGAATTCTAG
- the holA gene encoding DNA polymerase III subunit delta: MARGSGDVFFTYSQMVQSIKSMDLANFYLFFGEEDFLLEYTIDLLKTKILAPGTEQLDFKFIDCKSSPDNLNIDELISEINTPSFMSERRIILIRNSNLVTASGKSLQDKFDGIFSVLNPNTLVIFREDKFEKRYKKIINAIKEHGEIVEFKKQDLNTLMNWGAAILRKNDIKITRDALENLIGRCESEMHVIKNELEKITLICLNQGINAVNLDLINKIALPDLRGSIFDLTDAIAESRVDKALSIYGIMLEQKFSPVFILFMIARQFRQLYTAKASSNINELMSKLGVTNFVARKLNSQKSYFSLEEIESIYLLICEMDYNVKTGQIDQESSIEMLILEVANFRKTNN, encoded by the coding sequence ATGGCTAGGGGATCTGGAGATGTTTTTTTTACTTATAGTCAAATGGTTCAATCCATAAAATCTATGGATTTGGCTAATTTTTATCTTTTCTTTGGTGAGGAAGATTTTTTGCTTGAATATACAATTGATCTATTGAAGACTAAAATTCTCGCTCCTGGAACAGAACAATTAGATTTTAAATTCATAGATTGTAAATCTAGTCCGGATAACTTGAATATAGATGAATTAATCTCTGAAATAAATACACCTAGTTTTATGAGTGAACGTAGAATTATCTTAATTAGAAATAGTAATTTGGTAACAGCATCTGGCAAATCACTTCAAGATAAATTTGATGGAATTTTCTCAGTATTAAATCCAAATACATTAGTTATATTCAGAGAGGATAAATTCGAGAAAAGATACAAAAAGATTATTAATGCGATTAAAGAGCATGGTGAGATTGTAGAGTTTAAAAAGCAGGATCTGAACACTTTGATGAACTGGGGCGCTGCAATACTTAGGAAGAATGATATAAAAATCACAAGAGATGCTCTAGAAAACTTAATTGGCCGTTGTGAGTCAGAAATGCATGTTATTAAAAATGAATTAGAAAAAATTACTTTAATATGCTTAAATCAAGGGATTAATGCTGTTAATTTGGATTTGATAAATAAAATAGCCTTACCTGATTTAAGAGGAAGTATTTTTGATTTAACAGATGCAATAGCTGAGAGTAGAGTAGATAAGGCACTTTCTATATACGGAATAATGTTAGAGCAAAAATTTAGTCCTGTTTTCATACTATTTATGATCGCAAGGCAATTTAGACAATTGTATACAGCTAAAGCCAGCTCAAATATCAATGAATTAATGAGTAAACTTGGAGTAACGAATTTTGTTGCACGTAAGTTAAATAGTCAAAAATCGTATTTTTCGTTAGAAGAAATTGAGAGTATTTATTTACTTATTTGTGAGATGGATTATAATGTAAAAACTGGTCAAATTGATCAAGAATCTAGTATAGAAATGTTAATACTAGAAGTAGCAAATTTTAGAAAAACAAATAATTAA
- a CDS encoding SEC-C metal-binding domain-containing protein: MSYFSEWNQKIEDNHDEKKYNDFVKKYYETEQNAYDLILKSHPENLLKGKAKDIAESLGYAADEMILFVGFLEGINPSLKEEIDLDKVDEDTELDLEVDFETLLYKMHEAQAPWLFDLNSWENVFDAEKKEAIGHQYRVDNIAVSDKIGRNEPCFCGSGKKYKKCHGK; this comes from the coding sequence ATGAGTTATTTTTCAGAATGGAATCAAAAGATAGAAGATAATCACGATGAGAAAAAATACAATGATTTTGTCAAAAAGTATTATGAAACTGAGCAAAATGCTTATGATCTAATTTTAAAATCACATCCTGAGAATCTTTTAAAAGGAAAAGCTAAAGATATTGCAGAATCATTAGGTTATGCAGCAGATGAAATGATCTTGTTCGTTGGCTTCCTAGAAGGTATTAATCCTTCCTTAAAAGAAGAAATTGATTTGGATAAAGTTGATGAAGATACTGAGTTAGACTTAGAAGTTGACTTTGAAACTTTATTGTATAAGATGCATGAAGCTCAAGCTCCTTGGCTTTTTGATTTAAATTCATGGGAAAATGTATTTGATGCAGAGAAGAAAGAAGCAATTGGTCATCAATATAGAGTTGATAATATTGCAGTTAGCGATAAAATTGGTAGAAATGAACCATGCTTCTGTGGAAGCGGTAAAAAATACAAGAAGTGTCACGGTAAATAA